The following is a genomic window from Collimonas fungivorans Ter331.
TTCGGCTGGGTGGCGCACGGCGTCTACTGGATTTATATTTCGCTGCACGATTTTGGCGGTTTGCCGGGCTGGCTGACGGCGCTGGCGATAGCGTTGCTGGCGGCGATCATGGGGCTGTACACGGCCATGGGCACCGCCGCCGCGCTCTGGCTGCGGCGCCGCTGGTCGGCTTCGCCGCTGCTGTTTGCGCTGGCGATTTTCCCGGCGCTGTGGACGCTGACGGAATGGCTGCGCGGCTGGCTGTTTACCGGCTTTCCCTGGCTGATTTCTGGTTATGCCCACACCGCCGGCCCGCTGGCCGGTTACGCGCCGCTGGTCGGCGTGTACGGCATAGGCGGCATTGCAGCCTTGGTCGCCGGCGGCCTGGCCTTGCTGCCGCAATATAAAAAGCCGGCGATCGCGCTCGTCCCTGTGCTGGTGCTGGCTGCGGGCCTTGGTTTACATCAGGTCAACTGGACTGCGCCGCACGGCAAGCCGATCTCCGTGCGCCTGCTGCAAGGCAATGTGCCGCAGGAAGAAAAATTCGACAACGCACAGATCGTCAATTCCCTGCGCCTGTATATCGACATGATCCGCTCCGCGCCGGCAGACCTGATCGCCACCCCCGAGACAGCGATACCGATCCTGCAAACCCAGCTGCCGCCGGATTATGTGCCTGCGCTGGCCGACTTCGCGCGGCAGAGCGGCAGCCACATCGCATTAGGCATTCCCTATACCGACGGCCCCGAGCGCTACGCCAACAGCGTGATCGGCATCTCGCCCCAGGCCACGGATCCTGCCTATCGCTACGACAAACAGCATCTGGTGCCGTTCGGTGAATTCGTGCCGCTCGGGTTCCGCTGGTTTGTCGACATGATGAACATCCCGCTCGGCGATTTCACCCGCGGACCGGCGGTGCAGGCGCCGTTCGCGGTGAAAGACCAGTGGGTGCTGCCCAACATCTGCTACGAAGACTTGTTCGGCGAGGAAATCGCCGGCCAGCTGGCCGCCACCCAGGCGTCCGGCAAGCCCACCGCTACCCTGCTGCTGAACCTGTCGAATATCGCCTGGTTCGGGAACACGATTGCATTGCCGCAACATTTGCAGATATCGCAAATGCGCAGCCTGGAAACCGGCCGCCCGATGCTGCGCGCGACCAATACCGGCGCCACCGCGCTGATCGATCCTCACGGCGTCGTCAGCATCCAGCTGGTCCCGTACAGCCGCGCCACGCTGGCGGTGCCCGTGCAGGGGTATAGCGGGACAACGCCGTACATCCTTCTGGGCAATCGCCTGATGCTGGCGCTGGCGCTCTCGATGCTGGCCGGCAGCTGGTGGCGGAGCCGCCGCAAAGCGCGCCGGCAGCCCTAAAGCGGTCAAAACCCGCTAAAATCGCTGGTTTTAGCGCTCATCTTCTTGCGCCCTTTGTTATCCCTGGATTTCGCCCGATTCGTCGGCACCTTACCGTATGGAAAAGCAACAAAACGATGCTTACATTTCAACAAATCATTCTTAAATTACAAGATTACTGGGACGCCCAGGGCTGCGCCCTGCTGCAGCCCTACGACATGGAAGTCGGCGCCGGCACCTCGCATACCGCGACCTTCCTGCGCGCCATCGGCCCCGAACCCTGGCGCGCGGCCTATGTGCAACCATCGCGCCGTCCCAAGGATGGCCGTTATGGCGAGAATCCGAACCGCTTGCAGCATTACTATCAATACCAGGTAGTACTCA
Proteins encoded in this region:
- the lnt gene encoding apolipoprotein N-acyltransferase; translated protein: MSFRLTSIPKLPLLLPLAALTGAINVFAFAPYGLWPIQLLTLALFVFCLIRVPTIKHGALMGWAYSFGWVAHGVYWIYISLHDFGGLPGWLTALAIALLAAIMGLYTAMGTAAALWLRRRWSASPLLFALAIFPALWTLTEWLRGWLFTGFPWLISGYAHTAGPLAGYAPLVGVYGIGGIAALVAGGLALLPQYKKPAIALVPVLVLAAGLGLHQVNWTAPHGKPISVRLLQGNVPQEEKFDNAQIVNSLRLYIDMIRSAPADLIATPETAIPILQTQLPPDYVPALADFARQSGSHIALGIPYTDGPERYANSVIGISPQATDPAYRYDKQHLVPFGEFVPLGFRWFVDMMNIPLGDFTRGPAVQAPFAVKDQWVLPNICYEDLFGEEIAGQLAATQASGKPTATLLLNLSNIAWFGNTIALPQHLQISQMRSLETGRPMLRATNTGATALIDPHGVVSIQLVPYSRATLAVPVQGYSGTTPYILLGNRLMLALALSMLAGSWWRSRRKARRQP